A region from the Tachyglossus aculeatus isolate mTacAcu1 chromosome Y4, mTacAcu1.pri, whole genome shotgun sequence genome encodes:
- the AIF1 gene encoding LOW QUALITY PROTEIN: allograft inflammatory factor 1 (The sequence of the model RefSeq protein was modified relative to this genomic sequence to represent the inferred CDS: deleted 1 base in 1 codon), with translation MSQGQNLQGGKAYGEFLVQQEQRLDGINQQFLDDPKYCSDEELPQKLQAFSKKYMEFDLNGEGDIDIMSLKRMLEKLGTPKTHLELKKMIGEVAGGQRETISYQDFVRMMLGKKSAIFKIILMYEEKGRQQEKPTGPPAKKTISELP, from the exons ATGAGCCAAGGCCAAAATCTGCAGG gtGGCAAGGCTTATGGGGAGTTCCTGGTTCAGCAGGAACAGAGACTGGATGGGATCAATCAG CAGTTCCTAGACGACCCCAAGTACTGCAGTGATGAGGAGCTGCCGCAGAAGCTGCAGGCTTTCTCCA AGAAATACATGGAATTCGACCTAAATGGAGAAGGGGACATTG ACATCATGTCCCTGAAGAGGATGCTGGAGAAGCTGGGGACCCCCAAAACCCACCTGGAGCTGAAGAAGATGAtcggggaggtggcg gggggccAAAGAGAGACCATCTCTTACCAGGATTTCGTCCGCATGATGTTGGGGAAGAAATCGgccatctttaaaat AATCCTGATGTACGAGGAGAAAGGCAGGCAGCAGGAGAAGCCCACAGGGCCGCCCGCTAAGAAGACCATCTCAGAGTTGCCCTGA